In a single window of the Anaerocolumna cellulosilytica genome:
- a CDS encoding DUF6709 family protein, whose amino-acid sequence MLNELKKLSNKRAIVRIGLVAAALIMVLIFFTGDFVKSIQGPKDLYSINAKDIPGAYVTGEITAMIDPFAEYYTYDSDGTKNSTEQYYIIPVGEEEYAAIEIKPEDFDIADRIYYDTYDYLYGNIDELTVSMKITGTFQEMDPEMVQYFEETIAASDYFYDFSEEEIDKLIYPYVLKKDMIGSNDTIPLYLIMALTVVLFLYIIIVLIKIITGAYLNSIRKYISNNESSTSQERIEADFENAVKVESTRIGETWTYYFDGLKPMIINNSDIIWAYQEIVTHRRNGIKVGTTKSVILYNRNKNKITLAMKKTDSIELILETYARQHSHIVMGYSENLKATLKKDFEGFLRLAYQQNASQQTEDSSTWNDSDFNA is encoded by the coding sequence ATGTTAAATGAACTAAAGAAACTATCTAATAAACGCGCTATAGTCCGCATAGGCTTAGTTGCAGCCGCGTTAATAATGGTACTAATATTTTTTACTGGTGATTTTGTTAAAAGCATACAAGGACCTAAGGATCTTTATTCCATAAATGCTAAAGACATCCCTGGCGCTTATGTAACTGGTGAGATTACTGCAATGATAGATCCCTTTGCAGAGTACTATACCTACGACAGCGATGGCACTAAAAACAGTACCGAACAGTATTATATCATTCCTGTAGGAGAAGAGGAATACGCCGCAATTGAGATAAAACCTGAGGATTTTGATATTGCGGATCGAATTTATTATGATACATATGATTATTTATACGGAAATATTGACGAGTTAACCGTTTCAATGAAAATTACGGGCACTTTTCAGGAAATGGACCCGGAAATGGTACAATATTTTGAAGAGACGATTGCTGCTTCCGATTATTTTTATGATTTTTCTGAGGAAGAAATTGATAAACTTATATATCCTTATGTACTGAAAAAGGATATGATTGGTTCTAATGATACCATCCCTCTCTATCTTATAATGGCTTTAACTGTAGTACTTTTTCTATATATTATAATTGTTTTAATCAAGATAATCACCGGTGCGTACCTTAATTCAATTCGCAAATACATCTCCAACAATGAGTCTAGTACCAGTCAGGAGAGAATAGAAGCTGATTTTGAGAATGCAGTCAAGGTAGAATCCACAAGAATTGGCGAAACATGGACCTATTATTTTGACGGATTAAAACCAATGATTATTAATAACTCAGATATTATCTGGGCTTATCAAGAGATAGTAACTCACAGACGTAATGGCATTAAAGTAGGGACAACCAAGTCGGTTATCTTATATAATAGAAACAAAAACAAAATAACTTTAGCCATGAAAAAAACTGACAGTATTGAGCTAATATTAGAAACGTACGCGCGCCAGCACTCCCACATAGTAATGGGATATAGTGAAAACTTAAAAGCTACCTTAAAAAAAGATTTTGAAGGTTTCTTAAGGTTAGCTTACCAGCAAAATGCTTCACAGCAAACAGAAGATAGTTCTACCTGGAATGACAGTGATTTCAATGCATAA